Proteins encoded within one genomic window of Bos mutus isolate GX-2022 chromosome 9, NWIPB_WYAK_1.1, whole genome shotgun sequence:
- the LOC102272235 gene encoding zinc finger CW-type PWWP domain protein 2-like: MAMDSSVENNMYINKVWVQCENESCLKWRLLSNEDKAKVNHSEPWYCFMNTDSKYNKCSVSEEDFPEESQLHQSGYKIIYSQLPLGSLVLVKLKNWPSWPGILCPDPFKGKYVTHDLDGDVEQYHVEFLGDPHSRTWIDAEFVGHYSIKLKPEKCKKNKWYKSALQEAYLLYGCSHEQRLERCYLSKQDKSKATGKVTVVAKKRVQISKNNTEKKNPKFRKRKRKAVLKSSFENVCSDDALSKENMVVSETEFLVKELEQMLEQALEHTTTQREFEEECGEEVNTGEKLPKCGPEVPAGSSLENHCEEDCLIIDGRRLKAGECIENITKKFKEIDALMSEL; the protein is encoded by the coding sequence ATGGCAATGGATTCCTCAGTGGAAAACAACATGTATATAAACAAAGTGTGGGTTCAATGTGAGAATGAAAGTTGTTTGAAATGGAGACTGTTATCAAATGAGGATAAAGCCAAAGTCAATCACAGTGAACCATGGTACTGCTTCATGAACACTGACTCAAAGTACAATAAGTGCTCTGTTTCTGAAGAAGACTTTCCTGAAGAGTCTCAGCTTCATCAAAGTGGATATAAGATCATCTATTCACAGCTGCCTCTTGGAAGCCTGGTTTTGGTAAAATTAAAGAATTGGCCAAGTTGGCCAGGGATACTTTGCCCTGACCCTTTTAAAGGGAAGTATGTGACCCATGACCTGGATGGAGATGTTGAACAATATCACGTAGAATTCCTGGGTGATCCACATTCGAGAACATGGATAGATGCGGAGTTTGTCGGACATTATAGTATCAAGTTAAAGccagaaaaatgtaagaaaaataagtGGTATAAGAGTGCCCTACAAGAAGCATACCTCCTGTATGGATGTTCTCATGAGCAAAGGCTGGAAAGATGCTACCTGTCAAAACAGGACAAATCCAAAGCAACTGGCAAAGTTACTGTGGTGGCCAAGAAAAGGGTGCAAATTTCCAAAAataacactgaaaagaaaaatcccaaatttagaaaaaggaaaaggaaagctgttttaaaatcctcttttgaaaatgtttgttCAGATGATGCCTTATCAAAGGAAAACATGGTTGTCTCTGAGACAGAATTTTTAGTGAAAGAGCTGGAGCAAATGCTAGAGCAAGCCCTGGAGCACACAACCACCCAAAGGGAGTTTGAAGAGGAGTGCGGGGAGGAAGTGAATACAGGAGAAAAGTTACCTAAATGTGGCCCTGAAGTTCCTGCAGGCAGCTCTCTTGAAAACCACTGTGAAGAGGACTGTCTTATAATTGATGGGCGAAGGTTAAAGGCTGGAGAATGTATTGAAAATATAACTAAGAAGTTTAAAGAAATAGATGCTTTGATGTCTGAATTATAA